In Desulfurobacteriaceae bacterium, the DNA window CTTTTATCACAAAACTCCTTCTTTAACTCTTCTTGAATCGGTTATTTACCACTCTTTAACGGTAGGTTTTACTTTCATAACCATATCCATGTTTGCAGGAGCTCTTTGGTCAAGTAAAGTTTTTGGAACCTATTGGTCATGGAACCCTAAGGAGATAGCAACTTTGATTACTTGGTTTGTATACGCAGGAATTATTCATCTTTACATTTATAAAAGCTTTAAAGGTAAAAGGCTTTGCTACATGTCAATACTTGGTTTTGTAATAATAATGTTAAACTTTGTAGGTATTAATTTCTTTTCTTCTAAAGATGTCCACTCTTTTAAGGGGTAGATATGAAAGAACTAAAAATTTGTTGTTTGGGAGTGAACCACAAAACTGCTCCAGTAGAAATAAGAGAAAAATATGCTTTCAAGGGGGAAGAGTTAGAGAACTCCCTTCTAAAGCTGAATACCCTTTCCTCCATTGAAGAGTGTATGATTCTTTCTACCTGCAATAGGGTAGAAATTTACTTCACCTCAAGAGCCCCAAACCCCTTTAAAGAGGTTTACGACTTCCTCGTAGATACAAAAAATGCTAGCTTAGATGAAATAAACAAGTTTTTCTATAAAAAAGAACAGAAAGAGGCTGTAAGACACGGATTCTTTGTTGCTTCAAGCCTTGACTCTATGGTAATCGGTGAACCACAAATAGTTGGTCAATTTAAGGATGCATACCAGATAGCGAAAGAACTTGGAACAATAGGAACTGTAATGGATAGATTCTGCCAAACAGCCCTTAAAGTCTCAAAAAGAGTAAGAACAGAAACTGGAATTTCAAAAAACGCAGTTTCTATAAGTTTCGCAGCTGTAGAGCTTGCTAAAAAAATATTTGGGAACCTATCAGGAAAAAAGGTTGCAATAATTGGTGCCGGTGAAATGGCAGAACTTGCCGTAAAACACCTTGTTTCAAACGGTGCTTCAAAAGTTTTTGTCGTTAATAGAACTCTTGAAAGGGCAGAAAAACTTGCAAAAGAGTTTGGAGGAGAGGCTTTTTCTCTGAACGAACTGGAAAAAGTGCTGCCACTGGCAGACATAGTTATAAGCTCAACGGGAGCTCCCGGATACGTTCTTACAAAGGAAAACGTTATCCCTGCAGTTAAAAAGAGAAGCTCTC includes these proteins:
- the ccsA gene encoding cytochrome c biogenesis protein CcsA, producing FYHKTPSLTLLESVIYHSLTVGFTFITISMFAGALWSSKVFGTYWSWNPKEIATLITWFVYAGIIHLYIYKSFKGKRLCYMSILGFVIIMLNFVGINFFSSKDVHSFKG
- the hemA gene encoding glutamyl-tRNA reductase, producing MKELKICCLGVNHKTAPVEIREKYAFKGEELENSLLKLNTLSSIEECMILSTCNRVEIYFTSRAPNPFKEVYDFLVDTKNASLDEINKFFYKKEQKEAVRHGFFVASSLDSMVIGEPQIVGQFKDAYQIAKELGTIGTVMDRFCQTALKVSKRVRTETGISKNAVSISFAAVELAKKIFGNLSGKKVAIIGAGEMAELAVKHLVSNGASKVFVVNRTLERAEKLAKEFGGEAFSLNELEKVLPLADIVISSTGAPGYVLTKENVIPAVKKRSSPMFLIDIAVPRDIDPALNEVEGLYVYDIDDLNEVVKANLKERERAAEVAKEIIEEQVERFTKWLKELEIAPLIAELKEKAETIRKEEIQKRLAKLNLNEEQLQEVENLTRVIINKLLHQPITSVKKKATEEETNYVVQFFREIFGLSKE